From Vitis vinifera cultivar Pinot Noir 40024 chromosome 5, ASM3070453v1, the proteins below share one genomic window:
- the LOC100261336 gene encoding protein tesmin/TSO1-like CXC 2 isoform X2, producing the protein MDTPERNQIAAPISKFEDSPVFNFINSLSPIKPVKSAHIAQTFNSLSFVSLPSIFTSPHVSSHKESRFLRRHNFSDPSKPEFSSVNGNKVSTNEEVMDADQLCGNSGKPLEDFDPRSSIGKASFERNNGHSELAIELPQTLKYGCGSPDCDPTPCGGTEVELASKSGSLAPFSEEASETGRFNSQLHLKGMCQIEQKKEEAGCDWESLISDAADLLIFDSPDDTRAFKGLIQKSLDPGTSVCASLGSQFSQDDVSDLQKKQFVGSDDSGEHETDDPSTQPEEASKLNGMDQKQENLANTSFKDCMGSNASGEMDNEGGTSIPVPSKTLSNLHRGMRRRCLVFEMAGVRRKNMDDGSNCSSSMLSQSDGTFVPNDKQLVPLKPGNDSSRRILPGIGLHLNALATTSKDYNIVKHETLTSGRQLISVPSSSGSYLSTIEGQEPVNKSLALNSSDRETDPAENGFQALEDASQASAYAISEELNQSSPKKKRRRLEHGGETEGCKRCNCKKSKCLKLYCECFAAGVYCVEPCSCQECFNKPIHEDTVLATRKQIESRNPLAFAPKVIRSSDSLPEVGDEPSKTPASARHKRGCNCKKSSCLKKYCECYQGGVGCSINCRCEGCKNAFGRKDGMEAELEEETETLEKSVVDKNLQKSIVQNDEEYLDSALPVTPLRTCRQPSQLSFPSKTKLPRSSFLTIGSSSGLHTSQIFGKPNFPQPQSKFEKKFQTIPEDEMPEILRGNCSPTSSSIKTASPNSKRVSPPHCDFGSSPSRRSGRKLILQSIPSFPSLTPQH; encoded by the exons ATGGACACCCCTGAGAGGAACCAGATCGCGGCTCCCATTTCTAAATTCGAG GACTCTCCTGTCTTTAACTTCATCAACAGTCTTTCTCCTATTAAGCCTGTCAAGTCCGCACACATTGCTCAGACGTTTAACTCACTCAGTTTTGTATCCCTTCCGTCCATTTTCACTTCACCCCATGTCAGTTCCCACAAGGAATCTAGGTTCTTGAGAAG GCATAATTTCTCAGACCCGTCAAAGCCCGAGTTTTCTTCTGTAAATGGAAATAAAGTCAGTACAAATGAAGAGGTTATGGATGCCGATCAGTTGTGTGGGAACTCTGGTAAGCCACTGGAAGATTTTGATCCAAGGAGTTCCATTGGAAAAGCCTCTTTTGAGCGAAACAATGGACACTCTGAGCTTGCAATTGAGCTGCCACAGACCTTAAAATATGGCTGTGGTAGTCCTGACTGTGACCCAACACCTTGTGGGGGTACCGAGGTAGAGCTGGCAAGCAAATCAGGATCACTTGCTCCATTTTCTGAGGAGGCCTCTGAAACAGGTAGATTCAACAGTCAATTGCATTTAAAAGGAATGTGTCAGATTGAGCAAAAAAAGGAAGAGGCAGGCTGTGACTGGGAGAGTTTGATTTCAGACGCTGCAGACCTTTTAATTTTTGATTCACCTGATGACACGAGGGCTTTTAAGGGTCTAATTCAGAAATCATTAGATCCTGGGACAAGTGTTTGTGCTTCTCTTGGATCGCAGTTTTCACAGGATGATGTTAGTGATTTGCAGAAAAAGCAATTTGTTGGTTCAGATGATTCTGGTGAACATGAAACAGATGACCCTTCCACTCAACCTGAAGAAGCCAGCAAGCTGAATGGAATGGACCAGAAACAAGAGAACCTTGCTAATACTTCTTTCAAGGACTGCATGGGTAGCAATGCAAGTGGGGAAATGGATAATGAGGGTGGAACAAGCATTCCAGTCCCTTCTAAG ACTCTTTCCAATTTGCATCGTGGTATGAGAAGACGCTGTCTAGTTTTTGAGATGGCAGGAGTTCGTAGAAAAAACATGGATGATGGTTCAAATTGTAGTTCTTCCATGTTATCACAATCTGATGGAACGTTTGTGCCTAATGACAAGCAACTAGTACCTCTTAAACCTGGGAATGATTCTTCACGACGCATTCTACCTGGAATAGGTTTGCACTTAAATGCTCTTGCTACAACTTCAAAGGACTACAACATTGTCAAGCATGAAACTTTAACTTCAGGAAGGCAGTTAATAAGTGTGCCAAGCTCCTCTGGCTCATATCTTTCTACAATAGAAGGTCAAGAACCTGTAAATAAATCTTTGGCTTTAAACTCTTCAGACAGAGAGACAGACCCTGCTGAAAATGGATTTCAGGCTCTGGAAGATGCTTCTCAGGCATCTGCATATGCGATTAGTGAAGAGCTCAATCAGAGTAGCCCCAAAAAAAAGAG GCGTAGGTTGGAACATGGTGGAGAAACTGAGGGCTGCAAGCGCTGTAACTGCAAGAAATCTAAATGCTTGAAGCT TTACTGTGAATGCTTTGCTGCTGGTGTCTACTGTGTAGAGCCATGTTCATGCCAAGAATGCTTTAACAAACCTATTCATGAAGATACTGTTCTTGCAACTCGCAAGCAGATCGAATCTCGGAATCCACTAGCATTTGCTCCCAAAGTGATTAGGAGCTCTGATTCTTTGCCGGAAGTTGGG GATGAACCTAGCAAAACTCCAGCTTCAGCACGACACAAAAGAGGATGCAACTGCAAGAAATCAAGTTGCCTAAAGAAATATTGCGAATGCTATCAG GGTGGTGTTGGATGCTCCATTAACTGCCGGTGTGAAGGGTGTAAGAATGCATTTGGTAGAAAGGACG GAATGGAAGCAGAACTAGAAGAAGAAACAGAGACATTAGAGAAGAGTGTGGTGGACAAGAATTTGCAGAAATCAATTGTACAGAATGATGAAGAATATCTGGATTCTGCTCTTCCAGTGACACCATTGCGCACTTGCAG ACAACCATCTCAATTGTCATTTCCCTCAAAGACCAAACTACCACGATCGTCTTTTCTCACTATTGGGTCCTCATCTGGGTTGCATACTAGCCAAATATTTGGAAAGCCAAATTTTCCACAACCTCAGTCCAAGTTTGAGAAGAAATTCCAAACCATCCCAGAAGATGAGATGCCTGAGATTCTTCGGGGCAATTGCTCTCCCACCAGTAGTAGCATCAAGACTGCTTCTCCCAACAGTAAGAGGGTGTCTCCTCCTCACTGTGATTTCGGATCGTCCCCTAGTCGAAGGAGTGGCCGGAAGTTGATACTGCAATCCATCCCATCATTTCCTTCTCTTACACCTCAGCATTAA
- the LOC100261336 gene encoding protein tesmin/TSO1-like CXC 2 isoform X1, with protein MDTPERNQIAAPISKFEDSPVFNFINSLSPIKPVKSAHIAQTFNSLSFVSLPSIFTSPHVSSHKESRFLRRHNFSDPSKPEFSSVNGNKVSTNEEVMDADQLCGNSGKPLEDFDPRSSIGKASFERNNGHSELAIELPQTLKYGCGSPDCDPTPCGGTEVELASKSGSLAPFSEEASETGRFNSQLHLKGMCQIEQKKEEAGCDWESLISDAADLLIFDSPDDTRAFKGLIQKSLDPGTSVCASLGSQFSQDDVSDLQKKQFVGSDDSGEHETDDPSTQPEEASKLNGMDQKQENLANTSFKDCMGSNASGEMDNEGGTSIPVPSKTLSNLHRGMRRRCLVFEMAGVRRKNMDDGSNCSSSMLSQSDGTFVPNDKQLVPLKPGNDSSRRILPGIGLHLNALATTSKDYNIVKHETLTSGRQLISVPSSSGSYLSTIEGQEPVNKSLALNSSDRETDPAENGFQALEDASQASAYAISEELNQSSPKKKRRRLEHGGETEGCKRCNCKKSKCLKLYCECFAAGVYCVEPCSCQECFNKPIHEDTVLATRKQIESRNPLAFAPKVIRSSDSLPEVGDEPSKTPASARHKRGCNCKKSSCLKKYCECYQGGVGCSINCRCEGCKNAFGRKDGSALIGMEAELEEETETLEKSVVDKNLQKSIVQNDEEYLDSALPVTPLRTCRQPSQLSFPSKTKLPRSSFLTIGSSSGLHTSQIFGKPNFPQPQSKFEKKFQTIPEDEMPEILRGNCSPTSSSIKTASPNSKRVSPPHCDFGSSPSRRSGRKLILQSIPSFPSLTPQH; from the exons ATGGACACCCCTGAGAGGAACCAGATCGCGGCTCCCATTTCTAAATTCGAG GACTCTCCTGTCTTTAACTTCATCAACAGTCTTTCTCCTATTAAGCCTGTCAAGTCCGCACACATTGCTCAGACGTTTAACTCACTCAGTTTTGTATCCCTTCCGTCCATTTTCACTTCACCCCATGTCAGTTCCCACAAGGAATCTAGGTTCTTGAGAAG GCATAATTTCTCAGACCCGTCAAAGCCCGAGTTTTCTTCTGTAAATGGAAATAAAGTCAGTACAAATGAAGAGGTTATGGATGCCGATCAGTTGTGTGGGAACTCTGGTAAGCCACTGGAAGATTTTGATCCAAGGAGTTCCATTGGAAAAGCCTCTTTTGAGCGAAACAATGGACACTCTGAGCTTGCAATTGAGCTGCCACAGACCTTAAAATATGGCTGTGGTAGTCCTGACTGTGACCCAACACCTTGTGGGGGTACCGAGGTAGAGCTGGCAAGCAAATCAGGATCACTTGCTCCATTTTCTGAGGAGGCCTCTGAAACAGGTAGATTCAACAGTCAATTGCATTTAAAAGGAATGTGTCAGATTGAGCAAAAAAAGGAAGAGGCAGGCTGTGACTGGGAGAGTTTGATTTCAGACGCTGCAGACCTTTTAATTTTTGATTCACCTGATGACACGAGGGCTTTTAAGGGTCTAATTCAGAAATCATTAGATCCTGGGACAAGTGTTTGTGCTTCTCTTGGATCGCAGTTTTCACAGGATGATGTTAGTGATTTGCAGAAAAAGCAATTTGTTGGTTCAGATGATTCTGGTGAACATGAAACAGATGACCCTTCCACTCAACCTGAAGAAGCCAGCAAGCTGAATGGAATGGACCAGAAACAAGAGAACCTTGCTAATACTTCTTTCAAGGACTGCATGGGTAGCAATGCAAGTGGGGAAATGGATAATGAGGGTGGAACAAGCATTCCAGTCCCTTCTAAG ACTCTTTCCAATTTGCATCGTGGTATGAGAAGACGCTGTCTAGTTTTTGAGATGGCAGGAGTTCGTAGAAAAAACATGGATGATGGTTCAAATTGTAGTTCTTCCATGTTATCACAATCTGATGGAACGTTTGTGCCTAATGACAAGCAACTAGTACCTCTTAAACCTGGGAATGATTCTTCACGACGCATTCTACCTGGAATAGGTTTGCACTTAAATGCTCTTGCTACAACTTCAAAGGACTACAACATTGTCAAGCATGAAACTTTAACTTCAGGAAGGCAGTTAATAAGTGTGCCAAGCTCCTCTGGCTCATATCTTTCTACAATAGAAGGTCAAGAACCTGTAAATAAATCTTTGGCTTTAAACTCTTCAGACAGAGAGACAGACCCTGCTGAAAATGGATTTCAGGCTCTGGAAGATGCTTCTCAGGCATCTGCATATGCGATTAGTGAAGAGCTCAATCAGAGTAGCCCCAAAAAAAAGAG GCGTAGGTTGGAACATGGTGGAGAAACTGAGGGCTGCAAGCGCTGTAACTGCAAGAAATCTAAATGCTTGAAGCT TTACTGTGAATGCTTTGCTGCTGGTGTCTACTGTGTAGAGCCATGTTCATGCCAAGAATGCTTTAACAAACCTATTCATGAAGATACTGTTCTTGCAACTCGCAAGCAGATCGAATCTCGGAATCCACTAGCATTTGCTCCCAAAGTGATTAGGAGCTCTGATTCTTTGCCGGAAGTTGGG GATGAACCTAGCAAAACTCCAGCTTCAGCACGACACAAAAGAGGATGCAACTGCAAGAAATCAAGTTGCCTAAAGAAATATTGCGAATGCTATCAG GGTGGTGTTGGATGCTCCATTAACTGCCGGTGTGAAGGGTGTAAGAATGCATTTGGTAGAAAGGACG GTTCTGCTCTTATAGGAATGGAAGCAGAACTAGAAGAAGAAACAGAGACATTAGAGAAGAGTGTGGTGGACAAGAATTTGCAGAAATCAATTGTACAGAATGATGAAGAATATCTGGATTCTGCTCTTCCAGTGACACCATTGCGCACTTGCAG ACAACCATCTCAATTGTCATTTCCCTCAAAGACCAAACTACCACGATCGTCTTTTCTCACTATTGGGTCCTCATCTGGGTTGCATACTAGCCAAATATTTGGAAAGCCAAATTTTCCACAACCTCAGTCCAAGTTTGAGAAGAAATTCCAAACCATCCCAGAAGATGAGATGCCTGAGATTCTTCGGGGCAATTGCTCTCCCACCAGTAGTAGCATCAAGACTGCTTCTCCCAACAGTAAGAGGGTGTCTCCTCCTCACTGTGATTTCGGATCGTCCCCTAGTCGAAGGAGTGGCCGGAAGTTGATACTGCAATCCATCCCATCATTTCCTTCTCTTACACCTCAGCATTAA